In Brachypodium distachyon strain Bd21 chromosome 2, Brachypodium_distachyon_v3.0, whole genome shotgun sequence, one genomic interval encodes:
- the LOC100836143 gene encoding sulfhydryl oxidase 1 isoform X2, producing the protein MAPAAASARLLALGAVAILAFAAGSADALRSLGVRDGAGAAAEGDAAVDLNATNFDAFLKASRESFAVVEFFAHWCPACRNYKPHYEKVAKLFNGPDAAHPGRILMARVDCASKVNVDLCSRFSVDHYPFLLWGPPAKFASAKWDRKQEKSEIKLIDDGRTAERLLKWINKQLESSFTLDDKKYENESTLPKNASDPAQVVQAIYDVEEATAHALQIILEHKMIKSETRDSLVRFLQILVAHHPSKRCRRGSAELLINFDDHWPSNLSLSSPESSKLLENVAAENHKICGKEVPRGYWMFCRGSKSETRGFSCGLWVLLHSLTVRIGDGESQSTFTSICDFIHNFFICEECSRHFYEMCSSVSVPFKSARDLSLWLWSTHNKVNARLMKEEHDLGTGDPSFPKVIWPPKPLCPSCYRSSSKTGDGAVQVDWNEDEIFPFLVNYYGKTLVSSYKETYMESLQEKKQVGLVSDDSPSLSAARVPIGAALGVAIASCTFGALACFWRAQQKNRKQRKNWN; encoded by the exons ATGGCtcccgcggcggcgtcggcgcggctCCTCGCCCTCGGCGCAGTCGCCATCCTCGCCTTCGCCGCGGGGAGCGCGGACGCCCTCCGGTCGCTCGGCGTCCGCGACGGCGCGGGGGCGGCCGCCGAGGGGGACGCGGCCGTGGACCTCAACGCCACAAACTTCGACGCCTTCCTCAAGGCCTCGCGGGAGTCGTTCGCGGTCGTTGAGTTCTTCGCCCACTG GTGCCCAGCTTGCAGAAACTACAAG CCTCATTACGAGAAGGTTGCGAAACTTTTTAATGGTCCGGATGCTGCACACCCTGGGAGAATACTGATGGCCAGGGTTGATTGTGCATCAAAG GTGAACGTGGATCTTTGCAGTAGATTTTCTGTCGACCATTATCCCTTCCTACTTTGGGGCCCCCCAGCAAAATTTGCTTCTGCTAAGTGGGACCGGAAGCAAGAGAAaagtgaaataaaattgattgATGATGGAAGAACAGCAGAACGTTTACTTAAGTGGATAAATAAGCAACTGGAAAG CTCGTTCACTTTGGATGACAAAAAGTATGAGAATGAAAGTACGCTTCCAAAGAATGCTTCAGATCCTGCACAG GTTGTTCAAGCAATTTACGATGTTGAGGAAGCAACAGCTCATGCATTACAGATAATCCTGGAGCACAAG ATGATCAAATCAGAGACCCGTGATTCACTTGTAAggtttttacaaattttggtTGCTCATCATCCATCGAAGAG GTGTAGAAGAGGATCTGCTGAGCTACTTATTAACTTTGATGATCACTGGCCTTCAAACCTCTCACTAAGTTCGCCAGAGAGTTCTAAATTGTTGGAAAATGTTGCAGCAGAGAACCACAAGATCTGTGGAAAGGAAGTGCCACGTGGTTACTGG ATGTTCTGCCGTGGAAGTAAAAGTGAAACAAGAGGATTTAG CTGTGGTCTATGGGTTTTGCTGCATTCACTGACTGTCCGAATCGGTGATGGAGAAAGCCAATCAACCTTTACATCAATATGTGATTTCATACACAATTTCTTCATCTGTGAGGAATGCAGTAGGCACTTCTATGAAATGTGTTCAAG CGTATCAGTTCCCTTCAAGTCTGCCCGTGATCTCAGTCTCTGGCTATGGAGTACACATAACAAAGTTAATGCGAGGTTGATGAAAGAAGAACATGATTTAGGAACTGGCGATCCATCATTTCCTAAGGTCATCTGGCCTCCAAAGCCACTCTGCCCGTCTTGCTATCGTTCTTCTAGCAAGACTGGTGATGGAGCTGTGCAGGTTGACTGGAACGAAGATGAAATATTTCCGTTCTTGGTTAACTACTATGGGAAAACACTCGTGTCATCCTACAAAGAGACCTACATGGAGTCTCTTCAAGAGAAGAAGCAAGTAGGGCTAGTTTCTGACGATTCCCCCTCCTTGAGTGCTGCAAGGGTCCCAATAGGAGCTGCCCTGGGCGTTGCCATTGCCAGCTGTACATTTGGGGCGCTGGCTTGCTTCTGGAGAGCTCAGCAGAAGAACAGAAA GCAAAGAAAGAACTGGAACTGA
- the LOC100836143 gene encoding sulfhydryl oxidase 1 isoform X1: MAPAAASARLLALGAVAILAFAAGSADALRSLGVRDGAGAAAEGDAAVDLNATNFDAFLKASRESFAVVEFFAHWCPACRNYKPHYEKVAKLFNGPDAAHPGRILMARVDCASKVNVDLCSRFSVDHYPFLLWGPPAKFASAKWDRKQEKSEIKLIDDGRTAERLLKWINKQLESSFTLDDKKYENESTLPKNASDPAQVVQAIYDVEEATAHALQIILEHKMIKSETRDSLVRFLQILVAHHPSKRCRRGSAELLINFDDHWPSNLSLSSPESSKLLENVAAENHKICGKEVPRGYWMFCRGSKSETRGFSCGLWVLLHSLTVRIGDGESQSTFTSICDFIHNFFICEECSRHFYEMCSSVSVPFKSARDLSLWLWSTHNKVNARLMKEEHDLGTGDPSFPKVIWPPKPLCPSCYRSSSKTGDGAVQVDWNEDEIFPFLVNYYGKTLVSSYKETYMESLQEKKQVGLVSDDSPSLSAARVPIGAALGVAIASCTFGALACFWRAQQKNRKYSYRLHSLKKI, from the exons ATGGCtcccgcggcggcgtcggcgcggctCCTCGCCCTCGGCGCAGTCGCCATCCTCGCCTTCGCCGCGGGGAGCGCGGACGCCCTCCGGTCGCTCGGCGTCCGCGACGGCGCGGGGGCGGCCGCCGAGGGGGACGCGGCCGTGGACCTCAACGCCACAAACTTCGACGCCTTCCTCAAGGCCTCGCGGGAGTCGTTCGCGGTCGTTGAGTTCTTCGCCCACTG GTGCCCAGCTTGCAGAAACTACAAG CCTCATTACGAGAAGGTTGCGAAACTTTTTAATGGTCCGGATGCTGCACACCCTGGGAGAATACTGATGGCCAGGGTTGATTGTGCATCAAAG GTGAACGTGGATCTTTGCAGTAGATTTTCTGTCGACCATTATCCCTTCCTACTTTGGGGCCCCCCAGCAAAATTTGCTTCTGCTAAGTGGGACCGGAAGCAAGAGAAaagtgaaataaaattgattgATGATGGAAGAACAGCAGAACGTTTACTTAAGTGGATAAATAAGCAACTGGAAAG CTCGTTCACTTTGGATGACAAAAAGTATGAGAATGAAAGTACGCTTCCAAAGAATGCTTCAGATCCTGCACAG GTTGTTCAAGCAATTTACGATGTTGAGGAAGCAACAGCTCATGCATTACAGATAATCCTGGAGCACAAG ATGATCAAATCAGAGACCCGTGATTCACTTGTAAggtttttacaaattttggtTGCTCATCATCCATCGAAGAG GTGTAGAAGAGGATCTGCTGAGCTACTTATTAACTTTGATGATCACTGGCCTTCAAACCTCTCACTAAGTTCGCCAGAGAGTTCTAAATTGTTGGAAAATGTTGCAGCAGAGAACCACAAGATCTGTGGAAAGGAAGTGCCACGTGGTTACTGG ATGTTCTGCCGTGGAAGTAAAAGTGAAACAAGAGGATTTAG CTGTGGTCTATGGGTTTTGCTGCATTCACTGACTGTCCGAATCGGTGATGGAGAAAGCCAATCAACCTTTACATCAATATGTGATTTCATACACAATTTCTTCATCTGTGAGGAATGCAGTAGGCACTTCTATGAAATGTGTTCAAG CGTATCAGTTCCCTTCAAGTCTGCCCGTGATCTCAGTCTCTGGCTATGGAGTACACATAACAAAGTTAATGCGAGGTTGATGAAAGAAGAACATGATTTAGGAACTGGCGATCCATCATTTCCTAAGGTCATCTGGCCTCCAAAGCCACTCTGCCCGTCTTGCTATCGTTCTTCTAGCAAGACTGGTGATGGAGCTGTGCAGGTTGACTGGAACGAAGATGAAATATTTCCGTTCTTGGTTAACTACTATGGGAAAACACTCGTGTCATCCTACAAAGAGACCTACATGGAGTCTCTTCAAGAGAAGAAGCAAGTAGGGCTAGTTTCTGACGATTCCCCCTCCTTGAGTGCTGCAAGGGTCCCAATAGGAGCTGCCCTGGGCGTTGCCATTGCCAGCTGTACATTTGGGGCGCTGGCTTGCTTCTGGAGAGCTCAGCAGAAGAACAGAAAGTACTCGTACCGTTTACACTCTTTAAAGAAAATATGA
- the LOC100846193 gene encoding uncharacterized protein LOC100846193 has protein sequence MMMADHFAVMAGRLLTASTVQSAINEASTTPSSSSSSSSSSPATFTASMCDEETVEQGVRPRSGVLVECRICQEEGDETSMEAPCSCKGSLKYAHRKCVQRWCDEKGDTICEICLQQFTPNYTVPSKLFHHGRNSIFFRTPGYIQAEASTSYEYDHQSSSIKKGVICCRIIAITLMLLLVLHDAISVFLGDHEAYTVALITLLMLRTAGIVIPVYIILVSVTELLHRRNQMQVVRGEISEPVGGAGSRQPPVPTPTPPPPAQQQLVVIRIQ, from the exons ATGATGATGGCGGACCACTTTGCGGTGATGGCCGGGCGGCTGCTCACGGCGTCGACGGTTCAATCCGCCATCAACGAGGCCTCCACcacaccttcttcttcttcttcttcttcttcttcttctccggcgacttTCACGGCGTCTATGTGTGATGAGGAGACCGTGGAACAAGGTGTGAGGCCAAGGAGTGGCGTCTTGGTGGAATGCAGGATCTGCCAAGAGGAGGGTGATGAAACCAGCATGGAGGCCCCTTGCTCCTGCAAGGGCAGCTTGAAG TATGCTCATCGGAAATGCGTTCAGAGGTGGTGTGATGAGAAGGGGGACACCATATGTGAGATATGCTTGCAG CAATTCACACCAAACTACACGGTTCCTTCGAAGCTGTTCCATCATGGAAGAAACTCGATTTTCTTCAG AACACCAGGATACATCCAAGCAGAGGCATCCACGAGCTACGAATATGATCACCAAAGCTCCTCCATCAAAAAAGGTGTCATATGTTGTCGCATAATCGCTATAACT CTGATGCTTCTCCTGGTGCTCCATGACGCCATCTCAGTTTTTCTCGGCGATCACGAAGCCTACACCGTCGCGCTCATCACG CTGCTGATGCTTAGGACGGCTGGAATTGTGATACCGGTGTACATCATCTTGGTCTCGGTGACCGAACTGCTTCACCGGCGGAACCAAATGCAG GTTGTGCGTGGTGAGATCTCAGAACCTGTTGGAGGAGCTGGGAGCAGACAGCCGCCGGTGCCGACTCcaactccgccgccgccggcgcagcagcagctcgttGTCATCCGCATCCAGTAG